The proteins below come from a single Eucalyptus grandis isolate ANBG69807.140 chromosome 3, ASM1654582v1, whole genome shotgun sequence genomic window:
- the LOC104415276 gene encoding probable inactive DNA (cytosine-5)-methyltransferase DRM3, which yields MGNLPDYVDSTFDCEANRDVEPKPEVLDVELPPQTIYPRHTGNDGASSSGSNLRSLFIGMGFKPSLVDKVIRERGENLGDQSVDLILETLIGYSGNQKSKSESSDSLDSLFDDIDDATSHPEFSTVIEPKEESVFVGGVYDEKRASLQMMHFSAKDIDFAFSRLGENATVDEMVDFIVAAQITEKFRKDTTDRTNNNEDNTEESNEEKLFRIMDKTLRLLEMGFSENEVSSAFERFGTEVSIDELAESILAGPLAGKFVQKDKHSSSGCENYRHITNDEADYVIEMKNHVRSNSYGLTTVKTEDFGADASSQSSCANRDGLQGKRPKEENFDDFPDVVSNVRGFDFEGISKGKRPKQESIDDSSSCLGSTWLEGKVGTSGTEIVTKKSFGSNPSKGLDQVVAKPPYFFYGSVVNLSQESWAKISQFLYVLEPEFVNSQYFSALTRKEGYVHNLPTENRFHVLPRPPMTIEDAIPHTKRWWPSWDTRKQLSCINPETGGLSSLCDRLGRVLTDSRGLLSSEQQRDILHHCRARNLIWVGQYKLAPVEPQHLESILGYPPNHTQFDDINLNERLESLRHCFQTDVLGYHLSVLKSMFPDGLTVLSLFSGIGGVEVALHRLGIRLKGVVCIETSETRRRIQRRWWGSSQQTGELMQIDDIQRLTTSKLENLFAKFGGFDLLICQNPCILSTSQKASMDCENLPGFDFSLFYEFVRILQRVRSMMERKR from the exons ATG GGCAACTTACCTGATTATGTGGATAGTACCTTTGATTGTGAAGCAAACAGAGATGTAGAGCCAAAGCCTGAGGTTTTGGATGTGGAGTTACCGCCGCAGACCATCTATCCGAGGCATACAGGG AATGATGGTGCAAGTTCATCTGGAAGCAATTTGAGATCGCTTTTCATCGGAATGGGCTTTAAACCTTCTCTTGTTGACAAAGTAATTAGAGAAAGGG GTGAGAATCTGGGGGACCAGTCTGTTGACTTGATACTGGAGACTCTCATAGGATATTCG GGTAATCAGAAATCGAAGTCTGAATCTTCAGATTCGCTGGATAGCTTGTTCGATGATATTGATGATGCTACCAGTCATCCAGAATTTTCAACGGTTATTGAACCAAAAGAG GAATCTGTCTTTGTTGGAGGAGTCTATGATGAAAAAAGGGCATCCTTGCAAATGATGCATTTCTCAGCAAAGGATAttgattttgcattttctaGGCTTG GTGAAAATGCAACCGTTGATGAGATGGTGGACTTCATTGTTGCTGCCCAAATAACTGAAAAGTTTCGGAAGGACACAACTGATAGAACTAATAACAATGAAGACAATACTGAG GAGAGTAATGAAGAGAAATTGTTCAGGATTATGGATAAGACACTCAGGTTGCTTGAAATGGGTTTCTCTGAGAACGAAGTGTCATCTGCATTTGAGAGATTTG GTACGGAAGTTTCTATTGATGAACTTGCTGAGTCCATTCTTGCTGGTCCACTTGCTGGAAAGTTTGTTCAGAAAGATAAG CATTCTTCTTCTGGCTGTGAAAATTACAGGCATATCACGAATGATGAAGCAGATTATGTTATAGAGATGAAGAATCATGTGAGAAGCAACTCATATGGTCTCACAACTGTAAAAACCGAGGATTTTGGTGCAGATGCCTCGTCACAGTCTAGTTGTGCCAACAGGGATGGTCTTCAAGGAAAGAGGCCgaaagaagagaattttgatGACTTTCCAGATGTTGTATCTAATGTTAGGGGATTTGACTTTGAGGGCATTAGTAAGGGGAAAAGGCCAAAGCAAGAGTCTATTGATGATTCTAGCTCTTGCCTCGGATCTACGTGGTTGGAAGGAAAAGTTGGCACTAGTGGCACTGAAATAGTCACAAAGAAATCATTCGGATCGAATCCTTCCAAAGGTCTTGATCAAGTAGTAGCCAAACCTCCATATTTCTTTTATGGGAGTGTCGTTAACCTTTCTCAGGAGTCTTGGGCCAAAATTTCTCAGTTCTTGTATGTGCTTGAGCCTGAATTTGTGAATAGTCAGTACTTTTCTGCGTTGACTAGGAAGGAAGGCTATGTGCACAACCTTCCAACAGAAAATAGATTTCATGTACTACCCCGGCCGCCAATGACTATCGAGGATGCAATACCACATACAAAAAGATGGTGGCCGTCATGGGATACACGGAAACAGTTGAGCTGCATTAATCCCGAAACAGGTGGCCTGTCGTCTTTGTGTGACAGACTTGGTAGAGTTCTGACAGATTCGCGAGGTTTGCTTTCATCTGAACAGCAAAGGGACATCCTTCATCATTGTCGAGCCCGAAACCTTATTTGGGTTGGTCAATACAAACTGGCACCCGTGGAGCCTCAGCATTTGGAATCCATTCTTGGCTACCCGCCAAATCATACTCAATTCGATGACATTAACTTAAATGAGAGATTAGAATCCCTTAGGCACTGTTTCCAGACAGATGTGTTAGGGTATCATCTATCCGTATTAAAGTCAATGTTCCCTGATGGACTGACCGTGCTATCCCTTTTCAGTGGAATTGGCGGAGTCGAAGTAGCTTTGCATCGGCTTGGTATCCGTTTGAAAGGTGTAGTCTGCATAGAGACCTCGGAAACAAGACGCAGAATTCAGAGGCGATGGTGGGGTAGTAGTCAGCAAACTGGGGAATTGATGCAGATTGACGACATACAGAGGCTGACCACTAGCAAGCTCGAGAACTTGTTTGCTAAGTTTGGAGGTTTTGACCTCCTCATTTGTCAGAACCCATGCATTCTCTCTACTAGTCAGAAGGCATCTATGGATTGCGAGAATTTACCAGGTTTCGACTTTTCATTGTTTTACGAGTTTGTCCGTATTCTGCAGCGGGTAAGGAGTATGATGGAAAGAAAGAGGTGA
- the LOC104415277 gene encoding YTH domain-containing protein ECT4: protein MDMHNINEHGNAETYMIQNTETNQLIANPHFERVETMYNEGAPEFVVDHGMYYPTANYGYYCTGFGTPNDWEDHNRVFGIDGPDVQYTGVQSESLPYVYYSPSYGYAESPYNPYNPYIPGAMIGVEGPFVGPQPYYPLSPLSPYHNSASSPAYIPILVQPDVNSPEALSNPGAGTISRPDTRGLKNNVASTSTTFSRNSTKNSSNPVNSLNRPSEASRENVGQGKPAVTYGSISSVGVSNSASSRVFQGRTTSSTIQHVDNNFSGKVPSHRNQLKVGFPDYGSNAYGWGAVEKPRPRLHLGRGQENASGPLDAQGEQNRGPRTNRSKSQLAVRAYTTKAGDINAQGIIIIDTDQYNKDDFCVDYEDAKFFVIKSYSEDDVHKSIKYNVWSSTPHGNKKLQSAYEDAQKIAAEKTTNCPIFLFFSVNASGQFCGVAEMVGQVDFHKNMDFWQQDKWTGSFPVKWHIIKDVQNTAFRHIILENNENKPVTNSRDTQEIMQKQGLEMLKIFKNNGLKTSLLDDFTYYEGRQKLMQEERARMYVSFRATLAIPTLEPPRRLYNNVNEPLREGKVIEPKDLNSTRKNPMLDTEQVFLNTNVAGGSDTNGRSDEQKLQEHKDDGVSSLKIGSLTINAKQADQVSVGSTTGAGKVEIAQTEVVTVGSMPVKVNGFNESSSSLTVGTIPLDPRALQAEREGASKSGPRK from the exons ATGGATATGCACAATATCAATGAACATGGGAATGCAGAAACTTATATG ATTCAAAATACCGAAACAAATCAGCTGATTGCCAATCCACATTTTGAACGAGTAGAAACAATGTATAATGAAGGAGCCCCTGAGTTCGTTGTTGATCACGGCATGTATTATCCTACTGCCAACTATGGTTATTATTGTACAG GATTTGGAACACCAAATGATTGGGAGGACCATAATAGAGTTTTTGGTATAGATGGTCCTGATGTCCAATACACT GGTGTGCAATCTGAAAGTTTGCCTTATGTATATTATTCACCTAGCTATGGATATGCAGAGTCTCCATACAACCCATACAACCCTTACATACCTGGTGCTATGATAGGTGTTGAAGGCCCATTTGTGGGGCCGCAACCCTACTACCCTTTATCCCCTTTATCCCCTTATCATAATTCTGCTTCTTCACCTGCCTATATTCCCATTCTTGTTCAACCGGATGTCAATTCTCCTGAAGCCTTGTCGAACCCTGGGGCTGGGACTATCTCTAGACCTGATACAAGAGGTTTAAAAAATAACGTTGCCTCTACATCAACAACCTTCAGTAGGAACTCCACTAAAAATTCTTCCAATCCAGTGAATTCTCTGAACCGGCCTTCGGAAGCTTCGAGAGAGAATGTTGGTCAAGGAAAACCAGCTGTCACCTATGGAAGCATTTCTTCTGTGGGTGTTTCAAATTCTGCTTCATCACGAGTATTTCAG GGTAGAACCACATCCAGCACCATTCAGCATGTAGATAATAACTTTAGTGGCAAGGTTCCATCTCACCGTAACCAGCTAAAGGTTGGTTTTCCTGACTATGGTTCAAATGCTTATGGATGGGGTGCGGTGGAAAAACCTCGACCAAGATTACATCTTGGCAGAGGGCAGGAAAATGCTAGTGGCCCATTAGATGCTCAGGGTGAACAAAATAGGGGTCCTCGAACCAACAGATCTAAAAGTCAGCTGGCTGTGAGAGCATACACAACCAAGGCAGGAGATATTAATGCACAGGGGATCATCATTATTGATACCGACCAGTATAATAAAGATGATTTCTGTGTTGACTATGAGGATGCCAAGTTCTTCGTGATAAAGTCATACAGTGAGGATGATGTGCACAAGAGCATAAAGTATAATGTTTGGTCATCCACTCCTCATGGAAACAAGAAGCTGCAGAGTGCTTATGAAGATGCACAGAAGATAGCTGCAGAGAAAACTACAAACTGTCctatcttcttatttttctcg GTTAATGCCAGTGGTCAATTCTGTGGTGTTGCAGAGATGGTTGGACAAGtggattttcataaaaatatggACTTTTGGCAACAAGATAAATGGACTGGCAGCTTTCCTGTCAAGTGGCACATCATTAAAGATGTGCAAAATACGGCCTTTAGGCATATCATCTTAGAGAACAATGAGAACAAGCCAGTCACTAATAGCAGGGATACGCAAGAG ATTATGCAGAAGCAGGGTCTGGAGatgcttaaaatttttaagaataatgGCTTGAAGACATCTCTTCTGGATGACTTCACGTACTACGAAGGTCGGCAGAAACTTATGCAAGAAGAGAGAGCTAGGATGTATGTGAGTTTTCGCGCTACGTTAGCCATACCTACCCTAGAACCTCCACGGAGATTGTATAATAACGTCAATGAGCCCCTACGTGAAGGGAAAGTTATTGAGCCGAAAGATCTAAACAGTACAAGGAAGAATCCTATGTTGGATACTGAGCAAGTCTTTCTAAATACCAATGTTGCTGGTGGAAGTGATACTAATGGAAGATCTGATGAGCAGAAATTACAGGAACACAAAGACGATGGAGTCTCTAGCCTGAAGATTGGTTCACTCACCATCAATGCAAAGCAGGCTGATCAGGTATCTGTGGGCAGTACCACTGGAGCGGGCAAAGTTGAAATTGCGCAGACAGAAGTTGTCACTGTTGGTTCAATGCCTGTTAAGGTTAATGGATTCAACGAATCTTCAAGTTCTTTAACTGTGGGGACAATTCCACTTGATCCTAGAGCGCTCCAGGCAGAAAGAGAAGGTGCTTCTAAAAGCGGTCCACGAAAATGA